A region of the Leucobacter komagatae genome:
TCGTCACCCTCCAGAACCCCGACGCCGTCTTCGAGCTGGAAGACCTCAAGTCGTTTTTCAACGAGAAGGGCGTCGCGAAGCCCTACTGGCCTGAACGCGTTGTCGTCATGGACGCGCTTCCACGCACACCGAGCGGCAAGATCCAGAAGTTCGTGCTCAGGCAAGCGCTCGCCGACGCGGCGATTCACTAGCCACCGACCCTGGGCCTACCCTGCCACGGTTACCGCTTGGTAACCGACCGGCAGCGGTATCACGCCGAAGTCGCGGTGCTGGGATACGATGAGGCCATGTCCAGTTCGCCCAGGGAGGTCGCCAAGGCCCAGCGCCGGGAGCGCTATCTCGAGGCCGCTGCTTCGCTCATCGCGGAGCGCGGCTTCAGCGGCGTCTCAATCGATCTTCTCGGATCGGCCGTCGGCGTGAGCGGCCCAGCGCTGTACCGTCATTTTTCGAGCAAAGAAGACATTCTCACGCAGCTTCTCGTGGGTGCGAGTGAGCGGCTGCTCGCGGGCTACGAGGCGATCATCGCGGAGGGGCTCAGCGACGAGGAGACCCTCCGCAGGCTCGTCCGATTCCACCTCGACTTCGCGACGAACGAGCGCGACGTGATCCTTGCGCAGGAGCGTGAGCTCGTGAACCTTCCAGAGGAGCCCCGGCGCCGAGTGCGTAGCCTGCAGCGCCGGTACGTGAACGGGTGGGTGCAGATCACCGAGCGCCTCATGCCTGACGCGAGCAGGGCCGACCTCACGGTCAGGCTGCACGCCGTCTTCGGCCTGCTCAATTCGACCCCCTACAGCGGGTCGCTCGCATCGCCGTCGAGGGTCCGGGATATCCTCGCGGACCTCGCGCTCAGCGCGCTCTTTACTGCCGACTCGGCCTAGCGCTCGAACTGGAAGTGCCCGAGGTCTTTGGGGTAGAACTCGGTGATGCCGTAGCCCGCCTCGGCAGGGATTCGCACGACAGGGTTGCCCGCCCCGTCGAACCCCACCGTCGAGGTCACAGGCACTCGCGGCAAGCTCGGCGCCGCCTCGATCGCTTCGGAGACCGACCCGAACGAACCGAGGCGCCTGAGGTTCATGAGCGTCGGCAGCAGCAGCATCTCGTTCGTGAGCGCGGGCACCTCGGCTGGCTCGACCCAGCGCAGCGCGACCGCCTCAACTCCGTCCGCCGTCGGCTCCTGCTCCTCCGGCGCGCGGGCGAGAAAGAAGTCGGTGTCAAATCTGCGCTTCCCCTCAACCGGCGTGATCCACCGCCCGAAGGGCACGACCTCGTCGAGTGCGAGCCGCGCGGCGGCTGCCCCAAGCACGCCGCCGAGCCCCCCGGCGCCTGCCGCGAGGGGTGTCGGAACCTGGGGCCGGGTCAGAAACCGATCGCTCGGGTCCCTGGCAAGCAGCACCCCGACTTCCTCCCACGTCTCGCGTATCGCGGCCGCGCGCAGCGCCGCGAACTCGTCGGTGGCGTCGTACCCGTGAGCTGCGGCAACGACGCTGTCCTCAGGCTCGAGCACACCGCCCGGGAAAACGAGCGCAGACGGGAACGCGCCCCTCGTGCTCCCCCGCCTGAGCATGAGTACTCGCAGGGGGTCGTCTCGCACGAGCAAGAGCGACGCCGAGCGACGCGGCACGACGGGCGGCCGCGGCGTATCAGCCGCGCCTCGCCCGCCCGCCTCGAACGCCATGGGTCAGCCCGTTGCCTCCGCGATGCGGCGCGCCTGGCGCAGAAGGGGTTCGTCGATCATCTGGCCATTGTAGGCAAAGACGCCGCTCGGCGTCGTCGCCGCTGCTTCGAGCACGCCCGTCGCCCACGCGATCGCCGCGGCGTCAGGCAGGTACGCCTCCCGCAGAATCGACACCTGGCGCGGATGCAAGCACATTGCGCCCCTGAACCCGGAGGCCGCGGCCTCTGATGCCTCCTCGCGCAGCCCCTCGTCATCGGCGAGGTCGGTGTGCACGGTGTCGTAGGCGGGCTTCCCCGCGGCCGCAGCGGCAATGAGCACCCGCGCTCGCGAGTACTCAGCGAGCTTGCCGAACCCGCCGTCGGGCGTGCGGCTCTTGAACCCACCGATCGCAGCGACGAGGTCTTCGGCGCCCCACGTGAGCGCCGTCACTCGCGGGTCTGCGGCGAGCGCATCGGCGTCACGCACGCCGAGGGGGGTCTCGCAGAGCGCGATCACATCGTACGCTTCGAGACCGTCGAGATCGCTCGGCTGCTCGGCCTTCGGCAGCATGATCGTGCGGTACGCGGTCTGCT
Encoded here:
- a CDS encoding TetR/AcrR family transcriptional regulator, which encodes MSSSPREVAKAQRRERYLEAAASLIAERGFSGVSIDLLGSAVGVSGPALYRHFSSKEDILTQLLVGASERLLAGYEAIIAEGLSDEETLRRLVRFHLDFATNERDVILAQERELVNLPEEPRRRVRSLQRRYVNGWVQITERLMPDASRADLTVRLHAVFGLLNSTPYSGSLASPSRVRDILADLALSALFTADSA
- a CDS encoding NUDIX hydrolase — protein: MAFEAGGRGAADTPRPPVVPRRSASLLLVRDDPLRVLMLRRGSTRGAFPSALVFPGGVLEPEDSVVAAAHGYDATDEFAALRAAAIRETWEEVGVLLARDPSDRFLTRPQVPTPLAAGAGGLGGVLGAAAARLALDEVVPFGRWITPVEGKRRFDTDFFLARAPEEQEPTADGVEAVALRWVEPAEVPALTNEMLLLPTLMNLRRLGSFGSVSEAIEAAPSLPRVPVTSTVGFDGAGNPVVRIPAEAGYGITEFYPKDLGHFQFER
- a CDS encoding HpcH/HpaI aldolase/citrate lyase family protein, coding for MITGPALLFCPGDRPDRYAKAFERADSVIIDLEDAVAPADKEAARAALVSTPLDPARVIVRVNPRTSEFFAADIAAVEQTAYRTIMLPKAEQPSDLDGLEAYDVIALCETPLGVRDADALAADPRVTALTWGAEDLVAAIGGFKSRTPDGGFGKLAEYSRARVLIAAAAAGKPAYDTVHTDLADDEGLREEASEAAASGFRGAMCLHPRQVSILREAYLPDAAAIAWATGVLEAAATTPSGVFAYNGQMIDEPLLRQARRIAEATG